The Guyparkeria halophila DNA window GGAGTGCCATCTCGCGGTAGACATCGTCCAGGTACGGGCGCGCCTTGGCGCGGTCCTTGGTCACCACCTTGTTGCAGGCGCAGTAGTAGCAGACCGTGTCGCAGAACGGGATGTGCAGGTACAGCGACAGCGGCCCGCCGATGGCGTTCGAACGGGCGGCTGCCGTCCGGTAGTCGGCCTCGGTGAAGCCGTCGTGAAATTGCACCGCAGTGGGGTAGGAGGTATAGCGCGGCCCGCTGGTGTCGTAGCGGCGGATCAGGTCGGCGTCGAACGGGATTTCAGTCTGGCTCATGGGCGTCGGTAGGCGGTTGTTGGACTGGATGACGGCAAGCGCGAAGTGTAGCCCCACCCGCGTTATCCCGTCGTCCGAGTAGAATGCTCGGGAAATGCGGTTCAAGGCCGGGACAAGTTGCTGGGGTTTTCCCCGACCGTTCGACTGGCTATCCTTCGCGGCCCGCGGGGCGTTCGGACGGCGGCGCCGATTGGAGATACAGGGAGACAGGCGTGATCGGCGAGATGCTGCAGTGGTTGGATTACTTCGGTACGGCGGTATTCGCCGTCAGTGGCGCGCTGGTGGCTGATCGCAAGCGCATGGACCTGATGGGGTTCCTGATCCTCGCGACCGTCACCGGCATCGGTGGCGGCACGCTGCGGGATCTGTTGCTCGATCGGCCGGTGTTCTGGTTGACGCAGTGGGAGTACCTGGTGATCGCTGCGGTGGTGGCGATTGCTACCTTCTTCGCCAGCAAGCCGGTCCATCAGCGGGCCAACTGGCTGCCCTGGGCCGATGCCGTGGGGCTGGCGGCCTTCTGCGTCATTGGCACGCAGATCGCGCTGTCGATGGATGCCAACCCGATGATCGCGGTGATGATGGGCATCATGACGGCGGCCTTCGGCGGGTTGATCCGTGACGTACTGGCCGGCGAGCCGCCGCTGCTGCTGCACCGCGAGATCTACGCCTCGGCCGCGCTGGCCGGCGGGATCGTCTATGTTCTGTTCGCCCACTGGCTTTCCTGGCCGATCGCCGCGGTGATCCTCGGGTTCAGCGTCGCCCTGATCGTGCGCGGGCTGGGCATTCGCTATCACTGGCACCTGCCGTCCGCCGACCGCTGAAAGCCGGACCACCACACGTTTCAACGCATCGCGAGTCCTTCATGAGCAATGCCATGGAAAACGTCATGAACAATGCCGTCGAGATCTATGAGCTCGAGAAGACCTACGAGGGGGGCACCCGTGCCCTCAAGGGTATCGAGCTTGCCATCGCCGAGGGCGACTTCTTCGCCCTGCTGGGCCCCAACGGGGCGGGCAAGTCGACCACCATCGGCATCCTCTGTTCGCTGGTCAACAAGACCGCCGGCTCCGTAAAGGTGTTCGGTCACGATCTCGACCGCGATCGCGCCTGGGTCAAGGCGCAGATCGGCGTGGTGCCGCAGGAATTCAACTTCAACCAGTTCGAGCCGGTCGAGGAAGTCGTCATCAACCAGGGCGGCTTCTACGGCATGACCCGCAAGGCGGCCAAGAAGCGCGCCCACGAGCTGTTGAAGCAACTGGGCCTGTTTGAGAAGCGCGAGGGCATGGCCCGGGCACTCTCGGGCGGCATGAAACGCCGCCTGATGATCGCCCGCGCCCTGGTGCACAGCCCGCGCATGCTGATCCTCGACGAGCCCACCGCGGGCGTGGACATCGAGTTGCGCCGCGGCATGTGGGACTTTCTCACCCAGATCAACAAGCAGGGCACCACGATCATCCTGACCACGCACTACCTCGAGGAAGCCGAGGCCCTGTGCCGCAATATCGCGATCATCAACGAGGGGCGCATCGTCGAGCACAACTCGATGCGCAACCTCTTGGCCAAGCTCTCGCAGGAGACGTTTGTGCTGTATGCCCGTGAGCCGGTGGAATCCTTGCCGGAGATGCCCGTGGTCGGCTCACGACTGATCGACGACGAGACTATCGAGGTCGACCTGAGCCGCGGCCAGGAGCTGACCGGCGTGTTCGACGTGCTGCGCGGTCACGGCATCGTGATCGAGCGCATGAAGAACAAGACCAACCGGCTCGAGGAGCTGTTTCTGCGCCTGGTGCAGGATGACGATGCCGCCGCCAGTGCCACCAATGCCGAGGAGCGTTCATGAGCATCCGTTCGCAAAGCGACGCATTCGATCAGCAGGGCCCGGGGGAGAAGGCCGTGGGGCTGACCACGCGCGGGGCGTGGAACGCCTTCGTCATGCTGCTGACCCGCGAGATCCTGCGCTTCGGCCGCATCTGGGTGCAGACCGTGCTGCCGCCGATGATCATGACCGCCCTGTACTTCGTGGTGTTCGGTCATTTGATCGGGCCGCGCATCGGCGAGATCGACGGCGTGCCCTACATCCAGTACCTGGTGCCTGGCCTGATCCTGATGTCGGTGATCACGCAGAGTTACGCCAACTCGGTCTCCTCGTTCTTCGGCGCCAAGTTTGCCCGCCATATCGAGGAACTGATGGTCTCGCCGATGCCCAACTGGCTGATCATCGTCGGTTACGCCGCCGGCGGGGTGGCGCGCGGCCTGACGGTCGGCGGGGCGGTGACGCTGGTCGCGTTGCTGTTCGCCGAGCTCTCGGTCCACAGTGTGCTCAACCTGTTCGGCGTGGCCCTGATGACCTCGATCCTGTTCGCCCTGGGCGGGCTGATCAACGCCGTCTACGCCACGCACTTCGATCATATCTCGATCGTGCCGACCTTCGTGCTCACGCCACTGACCTACCTGGGCGGGGTGTTCTACTCGATCAACATGCTGTCGGAATTCTGGCAGCAGGCCTCGCTCTACAACCCGATCCTCTACATCATCAACGGCTTTCGCTACGCCATGCTGGGCATCAGCGACGTGCCGATCTGGAGCACCTACGCCATCCTCGCCGTCGGCATCCTGATCGCCTACCTCTACGTGCTGCGCCTGTTCCGCAAGGGTATTGGTCTGCGCGGTTGAGCGGAGTTGCCTGAGTCCAGGGCTGGCAGGAGCAACCCCATGCGACTCCGTGCCATGCAAGTCGCATCGAGTGGCATCCAATCCAGGCGGTCTAAAGCAGCGTTGCCTGCCGACAGATAAGGGACAAGACATGGCCCTTTACCGTGTGACCAGGTTGCGAGATCGCCGATGTACCTCAGCCGGTGCGATCAGAACACATAGCGTAGGTTGGCGCCTACCGTATCGGTGAAGAGATCACTGCCCCATTGCTGACGCTGGTAACCCGCACGCATGGTCAGGTTATCCATGACATGCCAGTTGATGCCGAGTTGAAAGCCATAGGAAAGACGGTTGCGCTCGTCCTGGAATGGAACGGCGGTAGCGATCGAACCGCCTGGGTTTCTTACCAGTGCCGGAGCGCCAGCGTCAGAGAAAACGTCGTAGCCGAGGTTGATACCCGCATAGGGCACAATTGCATCAGTGGCAGCGTAATTCAGATTGGCATTGATTGAGGCCGTTCCAACCTCGTAATCCTGATTGTCCTGCCGTCGGTCGAACTCATCCTGGTAGGAATCCTGCTCACCGTGGATGTAACTGAAAGCCGCCCGCCCTGAGGCCCATAGACGGTCATTCAGGGGGTAGAAGGCGGAAGCCCCGATGTCGAGAACGACACTGCTTCCGTCGGTCGATTTCTGGCTTGGCGGAGCCAGGGTCGAGAAGTCCGTTATGTCGCTGTCTGTTTGCAGGTAGGTGATCGCTGCATCAATCGATACGCCGCTATCCAACATGTGCATGCCGTACAGGCCGATGCCGCGGGTGTCGTCGTCGATGACGCTGTAGCCACGGGTGGCGCCGTCGGAAGGGTCCGACCGGGTTTCCGTGTCCTGTTCGAGGAGTGAGATGCCGATAACAGTCCGCGCCGTGATGCGATAGTCGATGCCGACCGCGTAGCTGTCACTGTCGCTGGTTTTGCCAACATCGCGGCGCTGGTCTTCCAGTTCCGAGTGTCGGTAATCTATCCAAGCGCCTATGGTCCCCTCTTTGGGAGTGAGTCGGTTCTCCACGAAAGCCGCCCGGAGTTTCGGGTCGATTTGCCCACTTTCGATGCCTTCGAGCAACTGTTTGAGTCGTTGTGTTTGTTCAGACTCCGCTGCGACAACAGTACCGCTGGCGGAGAAGAGAATGGCTGCCAGTCCGAGCCCGACGCTTTTTTTGGTCATTATTCAGATCCTGCTATCAGTCGCTGGTTGTCATTAATTGTTGAAGAAACTGGACTCTTGTCTCGCCCGAGGGGATGGGATAGCTGGCGCTGTCAGAATCGGACCAGCTTATCCGGGCGCCGCTTTGGCTCGTGGCTTTCTCCCCTTGCGCGGTTTTCAGGTGGGCCAGGATCACCCGCCTTCTTTCTGCCGAGAAGGACTCGATATGGGCTTGCATTTCCTTGCGTTCAGACGTGTTTAGACTCAACTCCGTGGTCTCCAGCAACTCGGTCAACACCCGATCGGGTGTTGCTTCTGACTGTTGCGTGCTGGCTAGGTGGGCATCCAATACTTCCTCGTATTCGTAGCAGCCAGATAAAAGGGCCACCAGTAGGGGAAGCAGGAGGAGAGGGCTTTTCTTGGTAACAATGCTTTTCATCGGATGGCAGGGTCCTGAGCCGTTCATTAACTTGATTTGAAAAACTTTTCTGAATCCGCAAGGGGCCTTGCGCGCAACATTGCAGAAACCGGGTTTCAATTGGTTTGGGCCGAATGCGGCTAGTTAGGCGAATGAGAACGTTACGTTATCGGAAGGCGGAGGTGGAATCCCCTGATCAGGGGGTGTGGCACCATGGGAGGCCGTGGGGTGGCCAGGTCCACCTCAGTACATTCGGTACTGGAGCCAATCTGCATGTCTCTCCCCGATAGGGTCACCTCTCGCATACATCAGCTTTGGGATGAATTGGCGGACTTCGATGCTGCGCAGCCTGATTCATCCCTAGACCATTTATTAACCGGGCTATGTGAATTAGTTAACGGGCAGAATGCGATTTGGTTTGCCGGAGTGCGGATGCCTCAAGCCGGTCCAAATGATCCATTCAGCGGTTGGCGGCCCAAGGGCAAGCACGCCCTGCGTGCATTCAAAAACGAGCGTGAGATGGAGCGCTTTGTCGATAAGCGTGTTCGGGAAGGGAAGGTGGACCTGACCACGATTCGCAATGTGTCGTTTGCGGGGCGGTTGCGCGCCAATCGCCTGGCCGATCTAGTGCCTGATGACTGGTTTCAGGGAGATTTTTATCAACAGATGTACCGACGCTTCGACCTGGGCGATGCCATTTGGGCGGGGTGTCCGGTCAATGTGGATGCCGAGGTGTATATCGGTGTTTATCGCCACCTTGGCGAGCCCTGCTTTACTGAGCGGGATCGGGATGCGGTCGAAGCGGCGCTACGTGGATTGAAATGGTTTCATCACCGGCAATTGCTAAACCGCGGCATCATAATCGCCGATGCACCGCTGACGCGCACGGAAAGACGCGTGCTGACCGAATTGTTAACAGGCGGGTCAGAGAAGGAGGTGGCCGACCAATTGGGCCACAGCCCCCACACCACCCACGATTACGTCAAGTCAATCTATCGCAAGTTCGGCGTATCGAATCGAGCGGCACTGATGGGGCTGTGGTTAGGCGCCTCTGGGGGAGGCTGAGCTGTTGCCGTTTCCACCAAAAGAAAAGTTCTTGGGGTATCAAGATTCGGTATCGAGCGCCACCGTTTGTTGCTGATGACCCGCGAGCGTGAGGATGTGTGTTGGCGGAAGGTTGAGAGACTGGGTTTGGAGGCGGCGCTTGTGGGGATGGTCAGCCTTGGCTCAGGCACTTTTTGATGAAATCAGCCAGCACAATCGCATGATTGTGCTCCCGGTCCTTGGCGGCATAGAGGAGGGTGAGTGGTCGTTCGGCGGCAATCTCGGCCAGGTGCTCGACTTCCTCGTTGCCTTCCAGCTCATTCCGATAGCGTTCGGTGAACGCGGCAAACCGGTCCGGGTCATGCCCGAACCAGCGGCGCAGCGAGCCTGACGGGGCGACCGTCTTGAGCCACTCGTCGTGGGCGAGATCCTGTTTTTTTACGCCTCGAGGCCATAGCCGATCGACCAGGACGCGATAGCCATCGTCGCGCTCGGGCGAGTCGTAAACCCGTTTCGTGCACAGGTTTGGCATCGGTTCACCCCCGAAGCGTCAGCCCTTTGGGCCGAACAGCCACCAGACGATCAGGCCGAGGATCGGCAGGAACAAAATGATGACGATCCACAACGCCTTCATGCCGGCCGAGGCCGAGCTTTGCGCGACCTTGATGATCGCGTAGATATCCAGGAAGAGGATGATCAGGCCAAGCAGGCCACCGTAGGGAAAATCGAGCATCGCTGTCTCCTTGCGGGTGTTTAGAGTACGCCGGCGCGGCGCTTCTCCAAGTAACGTTGATGGTAGTCCTCGGCGGGCCAGAAGGCCGAAGCCGGCACAATCTCGGTAACGATCGGTCGATCCAGGGTGGCTTGCTGCTCATCGCGCATCCGTTCGGCTATCTCGTGCTGAGTCTGGCCATGGGTGAAGATCGCGGAACGATATTGCGTGCCCACGTCGGGCCCCTGGCGATTCGGCGTGGTCGGATCGTGCATGGCGAAGAAGGCCCGCACCAGGTCCTCGAAGCCGATGCGGTCCGGGTCGAAACGCACCTCGACGGCCTCGGCATGCCCGGTATCGCCGCTGCAAACCTGACGGTAGTCGGGGTGATCGACATGCCCCCCGGTATAGCCCGAGACTACGTCGATCACGCCGGGCATCTGGCGGAAGCGATCCTCCACGCCCCAGAAGCAGCCGGCGGCAAAAGTGGCGACGTCGTTTTCCTGAATCACGGTCTGGCCTCCGATTTGATTACCATGCGATGACCATAGCGCATCAGCCGCCCGTTCGAATGCGGCATGCCGACCCTGTCATTCGTACCAATCTGGGAGCCCGTGTTCCGTGAAGACCGTCGACTGCCCGTTGCCCTTCGATTCGCTTGCCGATTGCCTGGAATGGATCGAACCCCGGCTGCTCGATGCCCACCAGCGCCATCTCGGCGGGGAACAAGTCGAGGCGATGCCATGGTGGCCGGCTGGATACGCCACGGATTCGGAGGATCGCGCCTTCGAGATCGCCGTGGGCGCGGTCCTCACGCAGAACACCAACTGGCGCAACGTCGAAAAGGCCTTAGCCAACCTGCACGCAGCAAAGGTTCTGACCGCCGCTGACATCCTCGCCCTCGAGGACGAGAACCTCGCCGAACTGATCCGCCCGTCGGGCTTCTACCGGATCAAGACCCGCCGTCTGAAAGCCATGACGTGCGCCTGGCACGAGGCCGGTGGCCTAGCCGCGTTGAAGAACCGCCCGACCGGCGAACTGCGCGACTGGCTGCTTGCCATCCACGGCGTGGGCCACGAGACCGCCGACGACATCCTGCTCTATGCCCTCGAGCGCCCCGTCTGGGTAATTGACACCTACACTCGCCGACTGTTCCACCGGCTCGGCTTTCCCGAAACCGCGGCGCGCAAATACGACCAGCTGGCCGACGACCTGCTCACCCACACTCAAGAGCCCACCGCTACCCGGCTGGCCCGCTGGCACGGCCTGATCGTCGAGCACGCCAAGGCGCATTGTCGAGTTAAACCGGCCTGTGCTGAGTGCCCATTGCGTGAGCGGTGTCTGCATGGGGTTGGTCGGGAAACGATCGGACGATTGCCCGTGTTGCGACTTGGCTAAGCCGAGTCACCTTGGTGCCATTGAGGGTGTCACGAGGCTCGTCGCGTTTGGAGTAGCGCGTGACGCGGCCGCGTTCCCACAAAAGCGGCAATCCAGTTAACAAAGCAACCACGTTCCCAAGGCCAGTCCGGCTCTAAAAGTCAGACCAAACCAAAACCAGTCTCGCTACAACCAAAGCATCCGCCCCAACTCGTAGGGATGCAGCAACGTCTCATGGGTCGGCACAACTCTCAGTCGATAATCGACTTCCCCCGCCAGATCGGCGGGCAACGCAATCCGATGCCGGCCCCATGCCTGTCCGTCCAGCGACTCGACCAGCTCGCCTACGACAACCCGCCGAGAGCCCCCCTCACTTAACACTGCCTCACATCGGAGCGAATGGGGAGGCAGTCCCGGGCTGGTGGTTTCGATTTCGATGCTCAAGGATTCGCCTTGGTCCATGATCGACTCGGGTGTGCGGAGGACCTTTACGCCGACTCCACCCCAGTGGGTGACAAGATCGCGTTCGAAGTCGGCACGCTCGCGTGCGGCCCGATAGTCGTCTTGTGCCAGTAAGCGGTGTGCATCGATGGCTCTCCGGTAGTGGTGTTCGGCGTAGTCCCGCACCATGCGAGAGGCATTGAACCGCGGCAGGATGGTGGCGATGGCATGGCGTTGCCAGGCGATCCAGTCGCTTGGCAGACCCTTGGTATCGCTGCCCCCTGCGGCCTCGCGGCGATCGAACAACGGAATCACCTCGGTTTCCAGCAAAGTCAGTAGATCATTGGCTTCGCGGTCGTCGCGGTCGGTCGCTTCCGGGGTCGGTGCAATCGACCAGCCGTTGGCGACGCCCTGCTGGTGATCATGCCCTTCCGCCCACCAGCCATCGGCCACGGAAAGATTGAGCACACCGTTGATGCCCGCCTTCTGCCCGGAGGTGC harbors:
- a CDS encoding trimeric intracellular cation channel family protein — translated: MIGEMLQWLDYFGTAVFAVSGALVADRKRMDLMGFLILATVTGIGGGTLRDLLLDRPVFWLTQWEYLVIAAVVAIATFFASKPVHQRANWLPWADAVGLAAFCVIGTQIALSMDANPMIAVMMGIMTAAFGGLIRDVLAGEPPLLLHREIYASAALAGGIVYVLFAHWLSWPIAAVILGFSVALIVRGLGIRYHWHLPSADR
- a CDS encoding ABC transporter ATP-binding protein, with amino-acid sequence MNNAVEIYELEKTYEGGTRALKGIELAIAEGDFFALLGPNGAGKSTTIGILCSLVNKTAGSVKVFGHDLDRDRAWVKAQIGVVPQEFNFNQFEPVEEVVINQGGFYGMTRKAAKKRAHELLKQLGLFEKREGMARALSGGMKRRLMIARALVHSPRMLILDEPTAGVDIELRRGMWDFLTQINKQGTTIILTTHYLEEAEALCRNIAIINEGRIVEHNSMRNLLAKLSQETFVLYAREPVESLPEMPVVGSRLIDDETIEVDLSRGQELTGVFDVLRGHGIVIERMKNKTNRLEELFLRLVQDDDAAASATNAEERS
- a CDS encoding ABC transporter permease; this translates as MTTRGAWNAFVMLLTREILRFGRIWVQTVLPPMIMTALYFVVFGHLIGPRIGEIDGVPYIQYLVPGLILMSVITQSYANSVSSFFGAKFARHIEELMVSPMPNWLIIVGYAAGGVARGLTVGGAVTLVALLFAELSVHSVLNLFGVALMTSILFALGGLINAVYATHFDHISIVPTFVLTPLTYLGGVFYSINMLSEFWQQASLYNPILYIINGFRYAMLGISDVPIWSTYAILAVGILIAYLYVLRLFRKGIGLRG
- a CDS encoding autotransporter outer membrane beta-barrel domain-containing protein, whose amino-acid sequence is MTKKSVGLGLAAILFSASGTVVAAESEQTQRLKQLLEGIESGQIDPKLRAAFVENRLTPKEGTIGAWIDYRHSELEDQRRDVGKTSDSDSYAVGIDYRITARTVIGISLLEQDTETRSDPSDGATRGYSVIDDDTRGIGLYGMHMLDSGVSIDAAITYLQTDSDITDFSTLAPPSQKSTDGSSVVLDIGASAFYPLNDRLWASGRAAFSYIHGEQDSYQDEFDRRQDNQDYEVGTASINANLNYAATDAIVPYAGINLGYDVFSDAGAPALVRNPGGSIATAVPFQDERNRLSYGFQLGINWHVMDNLTMRAGYQRQQWGSDLFTDTVGANLRYVF
- a CDS encoding helix-turn-helix transcriptional regulator, yielding MSLPDRVTSRIHQLWDELADFDAAQPDSSLDHLLTGLCELVNGQNAIWFAGVRMPQAGPNDPFSGWRPKGKHALRAFKNEREMERFVDKRVREGKVDLTTIRNVSFAGRLRANRLADLVPDDWFQGDFYQQMYRRFDLGDAIWAGCPVNVDAEVYIGVYRHLGEPCFTERDRDAVEAALRGLKWFHHRQLLNRGIIIADAPLTRTERRVLTELLTGGSEKEVADQLGHSPHTTHDYVKSIYRKFGVSNRAALMGLWLGASGGG
- a CDS encoding DUF488 domain-containing protein: MPNLCTKRVYDSPERDDGYRVLVDRLWPRGVKKQDLAHDEWLKTVAPSGSLRRWFGHDPDRFAAFTERYRNELEGNEEVEHLAEIAAERPLTLLYAAKDREHNHAIVLADFIKKCLSQG
- a CDS encoding PLDc N-terminal domain-containing protein, whose product is MLDFPYGGLLGLIILFLDIYAIIKVAQSSASAGMKALWIVIILFLPILGLIVWWLFGPKG
- the msrA gene encoding peptide-methionine (S)-S-oxide reductase MsrA, with translation MIQENDVATFAAGCFWGVEDRFRQMPGVIDVVSGYTGGHVDHPDYRQVCSGDTGHAEAVEVRFDPDRIGFEDLVRAFFAMHDPTTPNRQGPDVGTQYRSAIFTHGQTQHEIAERMRDEQQATLDRPIVTEIVPASAFWPAEDYHQRYLEKRRAGVL
- a CDS encoding endonuclease III domain-containing protein, translating into MPWWPAGYATDSEDRAFEIAVGAVLTQNTNWRNVEKALANLHAAKVLTAADILALEDENLAELIRPSGFYRIKTRRLKAMTCAWHEAGGLAALKNRPTGELRDWLLAIHGVGHETADDILLYALERPVWVIDTYTRRLFHRLGFPETAARKYDQLADDLLTHTQEPTATRLARWHGLIVEHAKAHCRVKPACAECPLRERCLHGVGRETIGRLPVLRLG